One Glycine soja cultivar W05 chromosome 7, ASM419377v2, whole genome shotgun sequence genomic window, gtcatgacttttcaaagtttttctgaaatctcttcactagtaatcgattacagaatctttgataattgattacacagttttcgaattcaaataaattcaaaatttcaaaatttcaaaaaggcATGTGCATTCtgtctttggtaatcgattatagaacccggtaatcgattaccagctcaaaaatattttattttgatctaatcaacttttgataaaaacattttaaaacaaactTTGAGGCCAAAAACTTATAGCAATCAatatgagattcttttaacaaattgacTAAGGCCTTATCTTTTCTTGATATTGTTTGTTTGACTTTGAATCAATCTGAGCTCATCAAGTgaatactttggcatcatcaaaacttgtaTATATACATTCACAAAGATCCTTCCCTCACCTGTTGGTTGCTACGTGTACGCAGTACGCTCTGTCCCATGCATTTCTCCTATTGTTCTCTTCCTCTTTCCAGTTTTTACAttcaatagtaatttttttttcaaaattctcattttgCCCCAATTTATGCTACATGACAACAATATAGGATATCCATTTTGGACTTTTTGACggtcttttcttttatatagttttatagGTAGATAGATATAGATTACTCGTGCATACGCACGGATTGCTCCACTTCACTCGGGTTTTTATAttcaatagtaatttttttcaaaattcccaCTTTGTTCTTGTTTAAGCGACGTGTCAATAATATATGATGTCCATTTTGGACTTTTTGATAGCCTATTTTACAAAATTCTCATTTTGCCCTTATTCAAGCGACGTGTCAACAATATAGGATTCCATTTTGGGCTTTTTGACGACCTAttcttttatatagttttaCATAGATAAAAGAGTgtacaaaaaatcattataattttgcgtttcccaataaaaatatttatcattttagtttcttaatcaaTACCTCAAGAAGACTAGTTAGTATTTGTCTTTCCAAATTTGTTCTTAACATTATTCATCTTCTCTGATAGAGATCTCtatcaaagagagaaagagacaattcaaatatattttagtcaaaaaataattaatacacaagacaattaaaatgaaatcttataaaaaatgcGAAAAGAAATTCAAAAAGATGTCTTAGACGAATGAAATATCTTTCTGACATTTAATGCATTGAtagtatttttcaattttttataccaATAAAGTTGTTAGTATTACTATATGTATAAATTTTCGAAGtgtatactaataatttaatttctattagatAAAAGACTGTATAAAAAAGGGCCATACatattaaaactttttattGTGCGACATTTCTTTCTGTAGcatttataattttaccttGTTTTGGGTAGTTTGTAGTATTCATGGTGGTGTTTTTTTACTGTTAGAGAGTGTTATATTTGGATAGTTTATACCTTTTATATTGGAtagtttatatgattttttttattggtaggaATTAAACTTATATATCAAAAGATTTATAGTAATCAATTGAATTAGATTCACTTTGATGATAATTTGTAGGTAGCCTTACGTTCAAACATTGTCACTATTAAAAGAAATTACCTATTTTAAGTAAGGCATATATATAGATTTGGAGGAGAATGAATAACCAacctatataaaatttattggtGTGTTGCTTAAGAGCTTTGGGTGCCAACCTAGTTGGGATCATTGGTGCTTAGGGAAGGCTAGCAAAccttgatttattaaaaaaaaatctttatttaacTAGTAAAACGACCTTTtatgtaaacattttttaaagtgAAATTATTTAACTAGTAAAATGACCTTTTATAATAGTTTTGTAAAATGTCTATTATTTGTTCTCCAATGTGATCATACTCAAATAAGCTCTCAAATCTTATGGAATCAAATGTTTATATGTTTGGAATATTCATGATGAATATTTTCAAAGTGCAATATGAAGACTTGTCGCATTATTGTTGTTGGAATACTCTATACCTCAAATGTATATCTTTTAAATGTTTCCTTAGCTATTTTCTAAGGGTGTTTAACTGTTTATACATCAAGatttaatctaataataaaaattaaaaaatcaattaaaaaattgaaacttaaaataaatgaaaattaagtaaattgaaaatttttaaaaaaatcattttttattctattgaaTCGGGTTTAAACCAATCATATTCAATTCAAATCAAACTTGTATGTGCatgtacatatatttttataaatttattaaattgtgtaattaaatttttaatagaatataattatatcaaacagtgaaaatcaaaattcatatttacaattaagattttttacaaTAACAAGTTCTTAAACTTTGTAtgacaatataaataaaatattaacaaatccTTACAATTGGTagataattaagattttttattgtgtgtttgaaAAAGTCTTTCCTAAAGTAAACTAAATTAGTTTTGGTGATTTCTactctaaaaaaataactagTATCTAATTATTGATTATGAATTATAGTACATACAAAATAAATGTACAAAACaactatttttctaaaaaaaaatcaaataaacatctaCTTCAATTCTTAAAAGAATTATTCAACTTTGTTTTTTGTACAATAGTCGTACACAGATTAGAACCTTAAAATATAACTACCAAATGTAGTCTATCaagattaaatttgtaaaactcAATTTCCATCCATATAAGTTGCTTTCTAGATTCTAAAATAAATgtcattttaagttattttacaatgataaaaaactaataaataaataaaagataataattttataaaattaatcttataaatagataaaaaaggataataTTAGTATTATATTCAAAAACTAAAGTGATAAATATTAGAAGtattaatagaaaaagaaattaatattacattaaaagttaatatgacacttattttaggataatttttttttaaatacgatACCTATTTTAGGACGGAGGAggtaatatttttaatcttgtaCACAAAGTAAAGGAAAAGTATCCAAACATTAACGCTTTCTAAAATATTGAATTAGTacacaatttttcctttaaatattttaagcaattacaaatttaaaacttaattttgaGGTCATTGATTAAGTTATAATAACCTCTATGAATTGATGATCCATAGGTGCTTGATGGTTAAGAATTTAATAACTTCAAATGTAAATTAATTCATGAATTTTTAAGAATATGATTgtgttgattaaaaaattgtacATGCCTTTTAGTCATAAGCTAATAAACtaataaagtaataattaaaataacaaaaaattttgatatagactacaaatattttttactagaAGCAATTTTATTTGAGTCGAATAATACTATTATGGTGATAAAACTTTGCCTTTGAGTATTGAACACATATGCATGCATATGGCTATTGATATttatacctcttttttttttagataatcaTCAATTATGGTATTTCTTTGGAATAATCAGGAGGTTTAATACCCCTCCCATCGAGTCGGTCCATGAATTCAAAAACAGTAAGAGCTTAGCGCTTAGCGCATCCTACGGCTAAGCCCAGCTTGAAAGCTCAAATTCCAGAATGGATCTAGGGCTTAGCGCAGGACAACGTGCTTAGTGCTCCAACAATGACATTTTCCAGAGGAGAAGTGGCGCTTAACGCATCATCCACACTAGGCCCACTGATTAAGGTTCAATTACAGTAAAAATGTTGGGCTTAGCACAATGATGTGCGCTTAGCTGAATTATTCAGCCAACCAATCAGGGGTctgtgcgcttagcgcgagcaagCTCAGGCTTAGTGCGTGAAGACATGGCACTTTGCGTAAGGGTCGTGCTTAGCGGATAGACAATTGCAAAAAAATTTCCAAGTCTTTTCTGTCTATCTCTTCACACGAGCTTAAAAACCCCTTTCTttactaaacaagctgaaaaattaatcacaatcacaagcaattaTCCTAAACTAAATGCAAAagataagaatgaaaaagagaaaagggaaagaaaagctggGCTGTCTCCCAGTAAGTGctcttttaacgtcattagcttgatgcaTCTTCCTGTTATCCAAGACCGAACAAGGTTCCTACTTCAAGGACCTTCTTCTGAGGTCTCTTTTCTTCCATCACATGCACTTTCATACAGACATTTTGACTAGGTGGATCTTTGTCCTCATGGAAAAAATCAAAGCTAATCTTCTGATCTTCTATGCCCATCTGCAGCATTTTCTTTCCCATGTCTACCACGTAGCTCGCAATAGACATGAATGGGTGTccaagaatgagaggaatgCCAACATCCTCTTCTATATCTATGACAATGAAATCAGCTGGAAATATAAGGTGCTTAACCTTCacccaaaacatcttcaatcctTATGATGGAGCGGTCAGCTAACTGGAGGGTCATGCATATGGGCATTATTTCTAGCTCTCCAAGTCGCCGATacatggagagaggcattaaattgatactagctACCAGATCTATGAGAGCCTTGCCTACAACAACCTCACCGATAGAACACGGTATCGTGACAactccaggatctttgtgcttgggtggaaggatgcGTTGAATGACAACACTACAATTACCTTCCACAACTATTGTGTCACTATGTATGTATCGATTCTTCTTTGTTAGCACATCCttcaaaaatttggcatagaggggcatttgCTGAAGTGCTTCTCCAAAAGGAAAAGTAATttccaatttcttgaagatatcaagaaatttGGCCAAATGACGCTCTTTATCTTTCCGGGAGGGTACCAATGGATAAGGTACCTCCTTGCCTTCAATAGGAGtagcctctttcttcttttctatgtTGGCCTCACTCTTGCCCTTCTTCCTCTCAATCTCAAcaaccttctctttttgtttttcatttttcaactttttttctttttcttcttcttcttcttttatttctttttccttttctttttcttccttcttctttattctttctTGATAGTCTCTTATTGgtgtcttttcttcttcatcactTTATGCTTACTcaacaatttcttcaagttcaacTAAATCATCAATTGGTTCCAGTGTCGGTTGATCAACCAGCTATTTCTTAAATCCCTCCACCTTCTGATCAGCTCTTCCTTCCTCAGCTTGAATCGTCGTTCTGCTTCTAGTCATCACAACTTTACACTCTTCCTTAGGATTTTTCTCCATGTTTTTTGTAAAGCTATTGGATGGTCTTTCAGCTAACTGCTTTGCAAGCTGGCCCACCTGAACTTCCAGATTCTTAATTGCAGACTCCATGCTCTCTTGGTTAGACATTGACACTTGCATGaattgagctagagtctcttccagcttcgtGGTTCGGTCATAGAGACTTGGCATCTACTGTTGAGTTGGTTACCAGGGTGATTTTGCCACTGTCTTTGCTGTTGATACTGTTGGTTGTTCTGAAATCCTGGAAATCCACTTGTATTGAAATTGCCTTTGGGCTAATTCCCCATATAATTAACCTCATGTGCAATTTTCTCTTCATTAGGGATACGACATCCAAATTCATGAGCTCCACCATAAATTGTAcatcctgcaacctgcaaaatagaagaatgtgaagTTTGTGCTGAATGAAGCTGAGTTGACAACTTATTAAGTGTTTCTGTTAATGCCTCTAGTTGCTTGGAtaacaacttgttttgtgccaacagAGCGTTCTGTGAGGTTAGCTCCAATAAGCTCTTCTTAGTAGGAATGTGGGCCCGGTCTCTCAGAATGACAATGTCACTAGCAGCCATGCTTTCAATTAAGTCCATTGCTTCCTCGGGGGTCTTCATTTTGATCTTACCCCCAACTGAAGCATCCAAGAGTTGCTTAGATTGTGGTCTTAACCCATCTATGAATATGTTGAGCTGTATTGGTTCTGAAAAATTGTGAGTGGGAGTCTTCCGCAATAAACCTCTGAATCTTTCAAGTGCCTCACTTAACGATTCATCTGGAAACTGGTGGAAGGAAGAGATGGCAGCTTTGCCTTCTGCAGTCTTTGATTTAGGGAAGTACTTCTTCAAGAACTTTTCCACTACTTCATCCCATGACTTCAGACTATTTCCTTTAAAAGAATGAAGCCATCTCTTAGCTTCTCCAGctaaagaaaatgagaacagACTCAACCTGATTGCATCTGCAGGCACACCCGCCAGcctaatagtattgcatatctCTATGTAGGTGGCCAAGTGAGCTTAAGGGTCTTCATTAGGTAGACCATGGAACAAATTGTTTTGAATCAGCTGTATCAAAGAGGGAGGATAAGTAATTGTCTGAGCTTGAACTTCTGGTTGTGCGATactggtgaaaaattgtggcacaatagaacttgaataatcttcCAGGGTTACTCTTCTTGGCTCCTCAACCATGATTGGGTCTTTAACAGGTTCTATATGAGAATGCcctgcaataggaaaactagaagatgcctcggAAGATCGAGGTTCTTCTTCTTGAGTTGCTGCCGCTTCCAAGTCCTGCAGAAATTTTCTGATTCTCTCTGAATTACACCTTCTACAAGtggcgttaatctccaaatcattggggatcaaatcacctacaatagatcttctttgcatacaagaaaatAGAACAACAATTATGCAGTTCAAAGAACAATGAATTTATCGTATACACAAAAGAATCAATAAATCAaacagaaaatgataaaaagcaATGCCGTAAAAATGAACTAAACTCTTCTAATAAATCTAGTTCCCCGACAATGGTGTtataaatactttgttggatttctcctgcagttactttttggttcaatttttcctttatacaaatatgttcaattatgttcaagtatttaaaattaaaatggatgaatccgagtatcaaactcagggaactagCATTGGACAAggttaaattaagaaataaggcattgttgaaagaaacattgataattgatggtttagaacagaattaaactaagtctggactaaaatagtaaaaatgcaagtaagtaagatTGACAACAGTAGGtaaaagtgttgggtctttctaacaaacaagctaatGCATAtaaggatatttctctaatcaatcatgcttttgtgttctatgctgtagtctaaagtactaaacctcgatccctcttTAGGCTAGCTTAACTCAAGCTTTGTcgtcagatccctcttgttggactaggcttaacttaagCAGCCCTTgtaggtttagactaatttaaactaagcttcatccgcagatccctcatttaagactaggcTCAGCTTAAACAACTTacgtaagtttagactaatttaacctaagcttcatccgtagatccctcatttaagactaggcttagattaaacaacattatcatcaCAACATATTAAGAAAACTCAAACTTAATCcacagatccctcatttaagactaagtttcaatcctgcttctatcaagttctaaggaaacaaTACATTTCTCAATGCTAACGTCACctaactaaacatacaaatgggtgatcagatcAAGAGCATGtagaaattaagcattgaaagaagcattgaacacagaaaacacaatcaattagatattaaagtaattacatcagttgttccttagaaattcccaacaagagtgtttagccagccatacaGAAAAACCCTAGCACAATTGAGATTAAGAGTAGAGAATAattgttccttacacaagaagggggatccctcctcctcttctcagcattTCACAATCACTCTACAACTCACTAATCCCTCTCTAATTATAAAACCTAGGTCTCTCTACAAAAGCTGCTCGTCTTGTTGCTTCCAGAGCTCTCTTCTcaaaataggcactgtggtgtgctctggaatTCTCAAAAATAGTGTCTGTACACCTTATACCCTAATTCTGTACAAGAtaagctttaaataggctctgaatccaTGAAGTTGCACTTAGCGCCAcccttgcgcttagcgcgagtaagtggatttgagcttagcgccagtcatgCGCTTAGTCTGGTTGAAGACAACcgctgcgcttagcgcactgatctcgcgcttagtgcGCGGCCTTGAAATTGAtgctcttccagattcttctgtcgcgctaagcgtgatGAAGCTGCACTTAGCGATGGATGTGCACTGAGCCCAAATGGTGAGCTAAGCACAACTACCACTTATAGCACTTCAAGATTTAGCCttatttaacctgaaattgaacagatttcatcattaaatccaatggaaaatattctagagacaactataataataaaacaagatttatttacaaatccctacaaaataaatataaattgggggaaactatacaagttttggaaaatgttttctgtacaaaagttagtcgtataagacgactaacaataTGCATAAagtgtaatttaggtagcaaaaatacttgagTAATGCATAAagtgtaatttaggtagcaaaaatacttgaaTAAGCATAAAATgcaatttaggtagcaaaaatacttgaatacacataaaatgtaatttaggtagcaaaaataccttgaatatgcataaaatgtaatttttggtagcaaaataccttggatatacatgtatgtaattCTTAGGTAGCCAAAATaccttgagtatgcatgtaCGTGAATTTAGCCAAAATGCTTTGAAAATGCATATATGTGAAGGTAGGCAACAAAAATACTTTGAATGCGCCTGTATGTTGgtataggtagcaaaatatctTGCACGCATGTATCTTCTCAAGGAAATGTGTGTAAATATATGTACGTCCCAGAAAAACACGTGCATCGGTGTatgagtttgctccaaatttacaaTGATATTTGTGTTTTGTTGGAAGGAGTTGTATGCcgtttttgcttgattttgcTTTAAAATGGTATTTCCTTGTGAACTGACTTTACAAATGTGTTTTTTCAAGAGATGGCCTCGTAAAAGCTTCCcacaaagaggtccaggaaggacgcCACCAGAGAAGGCTCCAGCGCTGCCCCACAAGCTGACACGGACTTCGATAGGCACCGATTCCGGAGTGCAGAGCATTAGCAGCATTTTGAgaccatcaagggatggtcattccttAGAGAAAGGCGGGTCTAGCTGAGGGACGATGAGTTCCTTGactttcaggaggagatagcccATAGGCACTGGGCATTACTTGTGACACCCATGGCTAAATTCGATCCAGAGATAGTCATGGAGTTCTATGCTAATGTCTGGCCTACTGAGGAGGGGGTCCATGATATGCACTCCTGGGTGAGGGGCCAATGGATTCCTTTTGACACAAATGCCCTCAGTCAGTTCCTGGGGCACCCACTGATCTTGGCAGAGGGCCAACAGTGTGAGTACAGCCAGAGGAGGAGATAGGTCTCTGactttgatgaggaggccatttttaacaccctgatatatatttatatattattagtaattatgtttgatgtttgattatattcgttgtgttatttttatccgtaattattttcaaggaggttaatttagttaatagaggggtgtgggtagataaggatctagcttctcaaagaagcctcttgagaaaacttttcaaagaagccacgaggaagcttcttgaggaagcctcttaatgaagcttcttgaggaagctacaTAAAGCTGTCTCGATAAAAATGCTtcccagccttcgttaaccgttgaaTCTTCTCAAAATTTGGTCTGCAGCTTTACAAGACACTTTTAcacgatctgaccgttgggatctttgagaagatgtaTGGAGTGTGCGCGAAACTTCCATTCCCGAGAGCATTTCTCATTTGAGcgtttcagcctttgctttcgtgtagcttaggaaaaacgccatttcttctcctttttttcttccaaaaccatttctaacgtcccaagcactttctccatcacccacagccaccattagccaccacaaaccgtcGTTGTTCTCCGttgaaaccccacaccgagaggaacccttcaaccgaagcggaatcttccaacttgccttgcggtttcggtagagaacgaaacctTAATTtgacctttcattttccttcgaggtaaccatcgttctacgcttgtttcttgttacatcttttctgactttggaaccaccATTGCATGTTTTACGTTCCctctgaaaaaccctagagcaaagagactttgtaaaagttatcctttcatgaaattcATGTTATTTTCGAAACCTACACTGAACCTCGGTCACATTGGtgtggtcggaatttccaaatgatatccc contains:
- the LOC114420613 gene encoding uncharacterized protein LOC114420613 encodes the protein MPSLYDRTTKLEETLAQFMQVSMSNQESMESAIKNLEVQVGQLAKQLAERPSNSFTKNMEKNPKEECKVVMTRSRTTIQAEEGRADQKVVEIERKKGKSEANIEKKKEATPIEGKEVPYPLVPSRKDKERHLAKFLDIFKKLEITFPFGEALQQMPLYAKFLKDVLTKKNRYIHSDTIVVEGNCSVVIQRILPPKHKDPGVVTIPCSIGEVVVGKALIDLVASINLMPLSMYRRLGELEIMPICMTLQLADRSIIRIEDVLGEG